Below is a genomic region from Fusobacterium canifelinum.
TTGTTTCTACGGCAATAAGACAATTTATAGTAAATTTAGTTGAGTCAGTTGTAGTTGTTGTAGGTATTCTTTTAATCACTATGGGAATAAAAAGTGGTTTAATAATTGGAAGTGGACTTATTCTTTCAATACTAGGTACTCTTATTGTAATGGTAGGAATGAAAATAGATTTACAAAGAGTTTCTTTGGGAGCTTTTATAGTTGCAATGGGAATGTTAGTTGACAATTCTATAGTTGTTGTTGATGGTGTTTTAGATTCACTAGATAGTGGAAATAATAAATATGACTCTCTAACTAAACCAACAGAAAAAACAGCCATACCTCTTTTAGGAGCAACTTTTGTAGCAATAATTGCATTTTTACCAATGTATATGATGCCAACAACTGCTGGTGAATATATAAAAAGTTTGTTCTGGGTTGTTGCTGTTTCATTAAGTTTGAGTTGGATAATCTCACTTACACAGACAACCGTATTTTGTGATATATATTTAAGTGAAAATAAGCTAAAATCTGATAGTTGTAGGGGAAAATTATTACATGATAAATTTTCAGCCTTACTTGAAAAAATTTTAATTTATAAAAAACTTTCAGTTTTAATTTTATTTGGAACATTTTTTCTTTCAATGTTATTATTTATAAAAGTTCCATTTTCTTTTTTTCCTGATTCAGATAAAAAAGGTTTTGTGATTAATCTTTGGAATCCAGAAGGAACAGATATAGAATACACTAATAAAATTAGTGTAGCAGTTGAAAATCTAGTTTTAAAACAAGATGGAATAATATCAGTAACATCAGCAGTAGGTGGTTCACCCTCAAGATATTATATTTCCACTATTCCTGAATTACCAAATACAGCTTTATCTCAACTTATAATTTCAGTAGAAAAACTTCAAGATATTGATAAGATTCGAAAAGTAGTTGAAAATTATGTAGATAATAATTTCCCAGATACTCGTGTTGAAATTAGAAAATATGCTAATGGTATTCCCACAAGATATCCTATACAGCTTAGAATTGTTGGAAATGATCCAAGTATTTTGAGGGAATACTCTAAAAAATTTGGAAATATTTTAAGAGATATTGAAGGAGCAAAAAATATCCAAACAGATTGGAAAGAAAAACAATTGGTTATAAAACCTGAACTTGATAAAGTAAAAGAAAGAGAAAGTTTTGTAACAAGTTTAGATATTGCTAGTTCATTAAATAGAAGTATCAATGGTATAAAAATTGGTACATTTAAAGATGGAGAAGAAAATATACCTGTTCTTTTTAAAGAAAAAAATGATAACAGAGAATTTAATATTAACAACTTAGGACAAGTTTCTGTATGGGGCTTAGGGTTTAAGAGCATTCCATTTAGAGAACTTATAAAAAAAGAAAATCTTATCTGGGAAAATCCCATTATAATAAGAAAAGATGGTTTTAGAGCAATTCAAGTACAAGCAGATGTCAGAAGTGGATATAGAGTTGAAGATGTTAGAAAAAGATTTTCTAAAGCAATAAAAGAAAGTAAAATAGAACTTCCAAAAGGTTACAAATTAGAATGGAGTGGAGAATATTATGAACAAGAAAAAAATACAGAAGAAATTATTTCTTATGTTCCATTACAATTAATAATTATGTTTATGACCTGTGTACTTCTATTTGGAAATTTAAAAGATCCAATTATAATTTTTGGAATTTTGCCTTTATCTTTTATTGGTATACTTCCTGGTCTCTTTATTACAGGCAGAACATTTGGATTTATGGCTATAATTGGTACAATAAGTTTAAGTGGTATGATGATAAAAAGTGCTATTGTTTTAATAGATGAGATAAGATATGAGATTTATACACTAAAAAAAGAACCATTTAAAGCCATTATAGATTCAAGTGCAAGTAGAATAAGAGCTGTTTCTCTTGCAGCTGGAACAACTGTGTTAGGTATGATACCATTAATGTTTGACCCTCTATTTTCAGATATGGCAATAACCATTGTTTTTGGCTTGACTATTACTACAATGTTAATTTTATTTGTTGTGCCATTGCTATATAGTATATTTTATAAAATAGATAAACCTAAAGAAAATTGATAAAGAATAAAAGAGGCTATTGCAGTTCATCATTGCAATAGCCTAAATTTTCTTATTTATTCATCATCTTTATTAGAAAAATCTGATTTTCTATTTTGAAAACCAACAAATAACATAATTGCTATTCCAATTCCTGGATATATCCAAAAATCTCCTGTTGTCAGTGCTTCTTTTAATAAGTCTGTATTAAACATTAAATCAGACATTGACATACCATAACTTTTGGCTATTATTGCACAAGTATCTAAAAATTCACCATAAATTATCCCAGCAGCATTTAATATTGATCCTAATATAAAGCCAAAATTTCCAGAACCTTTTACAAAATGATTATATCCCATTAATGAAATTGTAATTCCTATTGCTGATACCCAGAAACTAAAAAATCCTAATCTTGATATACCAAAATATAAAACACAAGTTACTAGTGCCCCTACAATTAAAGAAATAAGCCCCATAAAGAAATTTGATTTTTGTTCAGTTTGAAATTCTTCCATTTTTTTCCTCCTATTGTTTTAATGTTATGATACTATCATTTTCTACTAATATTGTCAAGATTGTAATAAATTTTTTTAATTATATAAATACTTTTCAAAATTATAATCTATATAATTATATATTTTTTTTCTATTTGTTATAAATAAAACTTGCAAAAAATCAAATTTATAGTTATAATACAAATATGACTTATTAAGTAAAGTTTTAAATTAAAATAAATTGTAAAATATTAGGAGGAAATTAAAAAATGAACAAAATCAGTTTAGTGTATTATAGTGCAACTGGAAATACAGAACAAATGGCAAAAGCTATTGAAGAAGGAATTGTTGAAGCTGGAGGAAAAGTAACAGTTTACAAAGCAAGTGAAATGAATAAAGAAGACATCCTTTCAAGTGATGTTATAGTAATGGGATCATCTGCAACAGGAGCAGAAGTAATTGATGAAAATGATTTATTACCTTTCATGGAAGAATCAGGAGATAAATTTAAAGGTAAAAAAGTGTATATCTTTGGTTCTTATGGTTGGGGAGGTGGAGAATATGCTGACAACTGGAAAGCTCAATTAGAAGGTTTTGGAGCTAACATAGTTGCTATGCCTGTTCTTGCTAATGAAAACCCAAGTGATGATGAACTAGCTCAATTAAAAGAAATAGGTAAAAAATTAGTTACTATCTAATTGAATAAAAAATTAATATAAGTACACAAAAGCTGTCACAAAAAATTTTGTACAGCTTTTTTTAAATTTTTTAAGAAAACTATTGAAAATTTTTCATAAATCTATTATCATTTAGTTAAGTAATATTTAACAAAATTTATTTATAGTTTTTGGAGGAGGAGAAGGAGAACTATGTATTGTTGTACAAAAATAAATAATGATATTATTTGGATTGGTGTTAATGATAGGAAAACTGAAAGATTTGAAAATTATATTCCTTTAGATAATGGTGTAACATATAATTCATATTTAATATTGGATGAAAAAATATGTATAATTGATGGTGTTGAAGAAGGAGAAAATGGAAATTTTTTAGGTAAAATAGAAGCAATGATAGGCACTGCCCCTGTTGATTACATCATAGTAAACCATGTTGAGCCTGATCACTCTGGTTCAATAAAAAATATGTTAAAAATTTATCCAGAAATAAAAGTTGTTGGAAATGCAAAAACTATAATGATGTTAAAATTATTAGGTGTTGATTTGCCAGATGAAAGGATTGTAGTTGTAAAAGAAAAAGATGTTTTAGATTTAGGAAAACATAAATTAACTTTCTATTTAATGCCTATGGTGCATTGGCCAGAATCAATGGCAACTTATGATATGACAGATAAAATTTTATTCTCAAATGATGCTTTTGGAAGTTTTGGTACTTTAGATGGTGGAGTTTTTGATGATGAAGTTAATACTGATTTTTTCACTGATGAAATGAGAAGATATTATTCTAATATAGTTGGAAAATTTGGTGCTCCTGTAAATGCTGTATTAAAAAAATTATCTTCTGTTGAAATTTCTTGTATTTGTCCTTCACATGGATTAATTTGGAGAAAATATATAAAAGAAATTATAGAAAGATATCAAAAATGGGCTAATATGGAACCTACAAAAGAGGGTGTAGTAATAGTTTACGGAAGTATGTATGGTCATACTGCTGAAATGGCAGAAGTTCTAGGAAGAGAATTAGGAAATAGAGGAATTAAAGATGTTATAATTTATGATTCTTCTAAAACAGACCACTCATATATATTCAGTACAATTTGGAAATATAAAGGGCTTATCTTAGGTTCATGTGCTCATAATAATGATATTTATCCAAAAATGGAGCCATTACTTCATAAATTAGAAAATTATAGTCTAAAAAATAGATATTTAGGAATTTTTGGAAATATGATGTGGAGTGGTGGTGGAGTAAAAAGAATTAAAGAGTTTGCTGATACTTTAACTGGTTTAGAACAAGTTGGAGAGCCTATTGAAATAAAAGGTCATGTTACTCCTGCTGAAAGAGATAGATTAATTGAACTAGCTAATCTTATGGCAGATAAGCTTATTGCTAATAGAAAATAATAAATAATATAAAAAGTCCACTATGTATAATATATACAGTTGTGGGCTTTTTCATTTTTTGCTTTTTAAGAAAAGGAAATTAGGGGAAAAGAAAATATTTATTGTACAGTATATCCACCATCTAAGATACAGGCTTGTCCTGTAATTCCTTTCGCTTTTTCACTACATAGAAATAATGTATAATCAGCAATTTCTTGGACATCTAGTAAACGCTTTTGGGGGATTAAAGGATATAAAACACTATTTAATACTTCATCCAAAGGGATATTTCTTGTTTTTGCTAAATCTTCAAATTGTCCTCTAACTAAAGGGGTATCAACATAACCAGGACATATTGCATTAACAGTAATTCCAGAATTAGCAGCTTCTAAAGCAGTGACCTTAGTCAAACCTATTAAACCATGTTTAGCTGAGTTATATGCTGATTTTCCAGCAAAACCAATAACTCCATTAATAGAAGCCATATTAATAATACGACCAAATTTTTGTTTTTTCATAATTGGAAAAACTTTCTTTATTGCAATGAAAGGAGCGGTAAGCATGACTTTTATCATAAACTCAAATTTTGAAGTTGGGAAATTTTCAATAAATGAAACATATTGCAAACCAGCATTATTTATTAAAACATCAATTCTTCCATATTTTTCAATAACTTTATCAATTGTTGTATTAATTTCTTCCTCTTTTGTAACATCACATTTTACACCAAAGCACTCAAAGCTTTTATTTTGGTATTCAGAAATAGTTTTATTAAGAGCTTCTTCATTCAAATCTGAAAATACAACATTATAACCACTCTTTAAAAATGCCTCTCCTATTGATTTTCCTATCCCACTTGCTGCACCAGTTATAAAAGCTACTTTATTCATATTTGTACCTCCATTATTATAATTATAATTTTTTTTAATTATAACATGAAATAGAAATTAATTAACATATATATATTATATATTTTATATATAAATAATACATTTTTTTTTTTTTGGAACATATTATAATTGAATGAAGATATAGAAAACTATAAAATTAAAAAAGGAGGTTTAATAAATGGAAATATTAAAAGCAAATGAAGTTCCTAAACTCATAAAAAATGGTAGTTTTATTGGAATTGATGGTTTTGTAGGAATAGGAGTCCCAGAAGAAATTTTATTAAATATTGAACAAGCATATTTAAATGAAGGCAGCCCTAATTCACTTAATGTTATTTTTGCTGCTGGTTTTGGAGATGGAAAAACAAGAGGTTTAAATAGAATAGCACATGAAGGAATGATAAAAAAAGTTATAGGGGGACATTGGGGATTAGCACCAAATCTTGGAAATTTAGCAAATCAAAATAAAATAGAAGCCTATAATTTACCACAAGGAGTCATAGCTCAAATGTTTAGAGATATGGCAGCTGGAAAAATCGGGACACTATCAAAAGTAGGAATAGGAACATTTGTTGATCCTGAATTAGGAGGTGCTAAATTAAATTCAATTACCAAAGAAGATATTGTGTTGAAGTTAAATATTTTAGGTGAAGAAATTCTTTTCTTTAAAGCACCTAAAATAGATATAGCTTTATTAAGAGGTACAACATCTGATGAAGAAGGGAATATTTCCTATGAAAATGAAGCTCTATTTTTAGAAGGTCTTCATATTGCAACTGCTGCAAAAAATGCTGGTGGAAAGGTTATTGTTCAAGTAGAAAAAATTGTAAAAAAAGGAAGTATAAATCCAAAATTAGTTAAGATACCAGGAATTTTAGTGGATTATGTTGTAATTGTAGAAGATATGAAAAATCATATGCAAACTTATGGTGAATATTTTAATTATGGATTTACAAATAATAATGCAATTTTTAATTCTGATAAAAAAGTTTTTAATTTAGATGAAAGAAAAATAATTGCTAGAAGATGTGCATTGAATTTGAGAAATGATACAAAAGTTTTAAATTACGGTATTGGTATGCCTGAAAGTATAGCACTTGTTTTAGAAGAAGAAAAACAAGATAAAAAATTTGTTCCCACTGTGGAGCCTGGTGCAATAGGAGGAATTCCAATGGGAGGACTTGATTTTGGGGCATCTTTTAATCCAAGCTGCATTATAGGACAACCAGCTCAATTTGATTTTTATGATGGAGGTGGTTTAGATATGGCATTCTTAGGTTTAGCACAGTGTGATGAAGCTGGAAATATAAATGTTTCAAAGTTTGGACCTAAGATTGCAGGTTGTGGAGGATTTATTAACATTACACAAAATGCAAAAGAGGTTATATTCTGTGGAACATTTACAACTGGTGGATTGGAAATAAGTGTAAAAGAAGGAAAATTGGAAATAATAAAAGAAGGAAAAATCAAAAAGTTTGTGAAAAATGTTGAACAAATAACATTTAGTGGAAATTTTGCAAGAGAAAATAATAAAAAAGTTTTATATGTGACTGAAAGAGCTGTTTTTGAATTAAGGAAAGAAGGATTAACATTAATAGAGATAGCTGATGGTATAGATATTGAAAAAGATATTATTGCTAATATGGAATTCAAACCAATATTAGGAAAAGAAATAAAAAAAATGGATAAAAATATATTTTTTGAAAAGCCAATGGGACTAAAATTTAATTAAAAACTTATAAAGGAGAGAATAGAATTATGACAGTAGGAGTAATAGGGATTATTTTATCATTAGTTTTGCTTATGTATTTAGCATATAAAGGTTTTTCGGTGTTGGTATTAGCTCCTGTACTAGCTTGTTTAGCAGCATTTTTAGGAGGAATAGCAACAGGAGAAACACATATATTAGCAACATATACTGAGGTCTTTATGAAAAGTTTAGGTGGGTATGTTATGAATTATTTTCCATTATTTCTTTTAGGAGCAATTTTTGGAAAAGTAATGGATGATACAGGGGCAGCAAAAGCAATTGCAATCGTAATATGTAAGAAACTTGGAGAAAAAAGAGCCATAGCAGCAATAGTTTTAGCTTGTGCAGTTTTAACTTATGGTGGAGTTTCTCTATTTGTTGTTGCATTTGCAGTCTATCCAATAGCAGCTGAATTATTTAGAGAATTAAATATTCCTAAAAGATTTATTCCAGGAGCTATTGCTTTGGGAGCATTTACTTTTACAATGACTGCCCTTCCAGGGACTCCACAAATTCAAAATGCTATTCCAATGCAATACTTTGGAACAGATGTTTATGCAGCACCAATTATTGGGTTAATTGCATCGGCAGTAATGCTTTTTGGAGGATTGTTTTGGTTACAATATAGAGCAAATAAAGCTATGAAAAGAGGTGAAGGTTATGGAAATCATAAAAATGAAAATATTGTAAAATTTAATGAAGATGAACTTCCTAATTTCTGGATATCAATGTTACCTATAATTGTTGTTTTAGTTATGAGTTTTTTGTTATCAAAATATATTTTTCCAAGTATGAATTTAAATTATTTAGAAAAATACAATACTACTGCTTCAAAAGTTATAGGAAATTGGAGCTTAATTGTGTCACTTATAGCTTCAATAGTAATAGCCTATGTGTTTAATTATAAAAAAATGGCAAATCCTTTAGAAACTTTAACAAAAGGAGTCAATGGCTCATTTCTTGCTGTTATGAATACAGCTTCTGAAGTTGGGTATGGGAATGTTATTGCAGGATTAGGTGCTTTTTTAGTCATTAAAGGTGCTCTGTTAGGACTATCTTCAAATCCTTTGGTATCTGAAGCAATTTCAGTTTCATCATTAGCTGGAATAACTGGTTCAGCATCAGGTGGTTTGAGTATAGCACTTGGAGCTTTGGGAGATGTTTATTTAAAAGAAGCTAGTGTAATGGGTATTAACCCACAAGTATTACATAGAATAGCTGCTATAGCTTGTGGAGGGTTAGATACACTTCCACATAATGGTGCAGTAATTACATTACTTGGTGTAACAGGAATGACTCATAAAGAATCTTATGCTGATATTGGAATGTGTACCGCAGTTATTCCAACCTTAGCAGTAATAACTTGTATAATTTTTGGAAGTATGGGAGTAGTCTAAGAAAAGGAGGATTAAATGGAATTTGAAAGTCTTAAAGTAGGAATGTCTGAATGTATAGGAAAAACAATAAGTGAAGCAGATATACTTAGTTTTGCTGGAGTAAGTTTGGATGTAAACCCTCTACATTTAAATGAGGAATATGCAAAAACAACCATATTTAAGGGAAGAATAGCTCATGGAATTATTGGAGCTGGTTTAATTTCAGCAGTTATTGGAACTAAATTACCGGGAGAAGGAACAATATATCTATCTCAAAATTTAAATTTTTTATCTCCTGTTAAAATAGGTGATACAATAACTGCAAAAGTTGAGATTTTAGAATTAAATCAAGAAAAGAAAAAAGTAGTATTAAAAACTACTTGTACAAACCAAGATGGAATTCTTGTTATTGATGGTGAAGCAAAAGTATTAAAGAAATAAAACAATTAAATTTTCATGGATTTTATAAATAACTTTTTTAAGGGGTAGCACAAAACTACCCCTTTTTAATTTGAGAGTGTAGAAAAAAGTCTGTAAATTATTAAAAAAAATATAGTCTTCTATGATAGAATATTAAATATCATAGGAGGCTATTTTTATGAAAGAGAAAAAAGAAGTTTACAAAGTAAAACCATTAACTGAAGGAAAGAAAAATATTATTGCTTCTTTAATTGAAGAATATGATATTAAAACTACTGAGGATATCCAAGAAGCTCTTAAAGACCTTTTAGGTGGAACTATTAAGTCTATGTTAGAAGCTGAGATGGATGAACATATTGGTTATGAGAAGTATCAGCATTCTGATGGTACTAATTATCGTAATGGAACTAAAAAGAAAAATGTTCGTTCTACTTATGGTGAATTTCAAGTTGAAGTTCCTCAAGATAGAAATTCTTCTTTTGAGCCACAAATAGTAAAAAAAAGACAAAAGGATATTTCTGAGATTGATCAAAAAATCATAAATATGTATGCGCGTGGTTTGACTACTAGACAAATTTCTGAACAAATTGAAGAAATATATGGTTTTGAATGTTCTGAAAGTTTTATCTCCAATGTTACTGATAAAGTAATAGACAAAATTCAAGATTGGCAAAATAGACCCTTAGATGAAGTATATCCAATTATCTTTATTGATGCCACTCACTTCTCTGTTAGAGAAGACAATAGAATTAAAAAAATAGCTGCTTATGTAGTATTAGGCATCTCAAAAGATGGAATGAAAGAGGTACTTAGTTTAGAAATAGGAGAAAATGAAAGTAGTAAATATTGGTTAGGAGTATTAAATGGTTTAAAAAATAGAGGTGTAAAAGACATAATGGTAATTTGCGCTGATGGGTTAACAGGAATGAAAGAAGCTATTGCTGCAGCTTTTCCACAAACAGAATATCAACGTTGTGTAGTTCATCAAGTTAGAAATACTTTAAAATATGTGTCATACAAAGATAAAAAAGAATTTTCCACAGATTTAAAGAGTATATATTTAGCTGTAACAGAAACACAAGCACTGGAAAATTTAGATAAAGTAAGTGAAAAATGGAAAGAAAAATATCCAAATTCAATGATAAGTTGGTATCAAAATTGGGATGTATTAACACCAATATTTAAATTCTCATTAGAAGTCAGAAAAGTAATATATACAACAAATGCAATAGAAAGTTTGAATAGCACTTACAAGAAATTAAATAGACAAAGAACGGTATATCCTAGTGATAAGGCGCTATTAAAGGTATTGTATTTATCAACAATGGAAGCAACAAAGAAATGGAGTCAACCATTAAGAAATTGGGGTAAAGTATATGGAGAATTTAGCATAATGTATGAGGGAAGATTTTAAGAATAAAAGAAAAGGTACTCAAAAAATGAATACCTAATCTTGACATAACAAAAATATTGTATTAATATATTAAAAAATTAACTAAATAGTTCTAATCATAGAAGACAGAGTTTACAGAAATTTTTTCACAGTCTCTTTAATTTTGTGGAACTTCATTTACCAAAGGTTTACCTTCAACAAAATCTTTTATATTATTTAAAGTAGTAACAGTAATTGCTCCAACTGCTTCTTTTGTAAAATATGCTTGGTGTGATGTAATAAGAACATTATAGAAAGATAAAAGTCTTCCCAAAATATCATCTTCTATAACTTGTGTAGATTTATCTTCAAAGAAATAATTTTCTTCTTCTTCATATACATCAAGAGCAACAGCTCCAATTTTTTTCTCTTTTAATGCTTCAACTAAATCAGCAGAATCAATTAACATTCCTCTACCTGTATTTACTAAAATAACTCCATCTTTCATCTTTAACATTGATCTTC
It encodes:
- a CDS encoding MaoC family dehydratase, which produces MEFESLKVGMSECIGKTISEADILSFAGVSLDVNPLHLNEEYAKTTIFKGRIAHGIIGAGLISAVIGTKLPGEGTIYLSQNLNFLSPVKIGDTITAKVEILELNQEKKKVVLKTTCTNQDGILVIDGEAKVLKK
- a CDS encoding 3-hydroxybutyrate dehydrogenase; its protein translation is MNKVAFITGAASGIGKSIGEAFLKSGYNVVFSDLNEEALNKTISEYQNKSFECFGVKCDVTKEEEINTTIDKVIEKYGRIDVLINNAGLQYVSFIENFPTSKFEFMIKVMLTAPFIAIKKVFPIMKKQKFGRIINMASINGVIGFAGKSAYNSAKHGLIGLTKVTALEAANSGITVNAICPGYVDTPLVRGQFEDLAKTRNIPLDEVLNSVLYPLIPQKRLLDVQEIADYTLFLCSEKAKGITGQACILDGGYTVQ
- a CDS encoding FprA family A-type flavoprotein; the protein is MYCCTKINNDIIWIGVNDRKTERFENYIPLDNGVTYNSYLILDEKICIIDGVEEGENGNFLGKIEAMIGTAPVDYIIVNHVEPDHSGSIKNMLKIYPEIKVVGNAKTIMMLKLLGVDLPDERIVVVKEKDVLDLGKHKLTFYLMPMVHWPESMATYDMTDKILFSNDAFGSFGTLDGGVFDDEVNTDFFTDEMRRYYSNIVGKFGAPVNAVLKKLSSVEISCICPSHGLIWRKYIKEIIERYQKWANMEPTKEGVVIVYGSMYGHTAEMAEVLGRELGNRGIKDVIIYDSSKTDHSYIFSTIWKYKGLILGSCAHNNDIYPKMEPLLHKLENYSLKNRYLGIFGNMMWSGGGVKRIKEFADTLTGLEQVGEPIEIKGHVTPAERDRLIELANLMADKLIANRK
- a CDS encoding acyl CoA:acetate/3-ketoacid CoA transferase, with translation MEILKANEVPKLIKNGSFIGIDGFVGIGVPEEILLNIEQAYLNEGSPNSLNVIFAAGFGDGKTRGLNRIAHEGMIKKVIGGHWGLAPNLGNLANQNKIEAYNLPQGVIAQMFRDMAAGKIGTLSKVGIGTFVDPELGGAKLNSITKEDIVLKLNILGEEILFFKAPKIDIALLRGTTSDEEGNISYENEALFLEGLHIATAAKNAGGKVIVQVEKIVKKGSINPKLVKIPGILVDYVVIVEDMKNHMQTYGEYFNYGFTNNNAIFNSDKKVFNLDERKIIARRCALNLRNDTKVLNYGIGMPESIALVLEEEKQDKKFVPTVEPGAIGGIPMGGLDFGASFNPSCIIGQPAQFDFYDGGGLDMAFLGLAQCDEAGNINVSKFGPKIAGCGGFINITQNAKEVIFCGTFTTGGLEISVKEGKLEIIKEGKIKKFVKNVEQITFSGNFARENNKKVLYVTERAVFELRKEGLTLIEIADGIDIEKDIIANMEFKPILGKEIKKMDKNIFFEKPMGLKFN
- a CDS encoding efflux RND transporter permease subunit; this encodes MKIIEYSIKNKIVVVFATLILTVAGIFAYFKLGKLEDPEFKVKEAIVVTLYPGASPESVEQEVTDKIEIALRKIPNADVDSVSKAGYSEVHIKIDESTPSEEVDQQWDIVRKKVTDVKTSLPLGALPPVILDDYGDVYGMFFAITSEGFSRDELYDYVKDIRKELEKTPGVAKTNLFGNRDAIIEVLVDKNKLANLGINEKMITLAFTSQNIPAYANSVLHGDKNIRFDIDQSFESIEDIENLVIYSAPPILNIQKPTTVLLKDIAEVRRTEVKPYTTKMRYNGKEAIGLMLSPVTGTNVVETGKEINKKIELLKQDLPYGIEIEKVYYQPELVSTAIRQFIVNLVESVVVVVGILLITMGIKSGLIIGSGLILSILGTLIVMVGMKIDLQRVSLGAFIVAMGMLVDNSIVVVDGVLDSLDSGNNKYDSLTKPTEKTAIPLLGATFVAIIAFLPMYMMPTTAGEYIKSLFWVVAVSLSLSWIISLTQTTVFCDIYLSENKLKSDSCRGKLLHDKFSALLEKILIYKKLSVLILFGTFFLSMLLFIKVPFSFFPDSDKKGFVINLWNPEGTDIEYTNKISVAVENLVLKQDGIISVTSAVGGSPSRYYISTIPELPNTALSQLIISVEKLQDIDKIRKVVENYVDNNFPDTRVEIRKYANGIPTRYPIQLRIVGNDPSILREYSKKFGNILRDIEGAKNIQTDWKEKQLVIKPELDKVKERESFVTSLDIASSLNRSINGIKIGTFKDGEENIPVLFKEKNDNREFNINNLGQVSVWGLGFKSIPFRELIKKENLIWENPIIIRKDGFRAIQVQADVRSGYRVEDVRKRFSKAIKESKIELPKGYKLEWSGEYYEQEKNTEEIISYVPLQLIIMFMTCVLLFGNLKDPIIIFGILPLSFIGILPGLFITGRTFGFMAIIGTISLSGMMIKSAIVLIDEIRYEIYTLKKEPFKAIIDSSASRIRAVSLAAGTTVLGMIPLMFDPLFSDMAITIVFGLTITTMLILFVVPLLYSIFYKIDKPKEN
- a CDS encoding flavodoxin → MNKISLVYYSATGNTEQMAKAIEEGIVEAGGKVTVYKASEMNKEDILSSDVIVMGSSATGAEVIDENDLLPFMEESGDKFKGKKVYIFGSYGWGGGEYADNWKAQLEGFGANIVAMPVLANENPSDDELAQLKEIGKKLVTI
- a CDS encoding IS256 family transposase, which encodes MKEKKEVYKVKPLTEGKKNIIASLIEEYDIKTTEDIQEALKDLLGGTIKSMLEAEMDEHIGYEKYQHSDGTNYRNGTKKKNVRSTYGEFQVEVPQDRNSSFEPQIVKKRQKDISEIDQKIINMYARGLTTRQISEQIEEIYGFECSESFISNVTDKVIDKIQDWQNRPLDEVYPIIFIDATHFSVREDNRIKKIAAYVVLGISKDGMKEVLSLEIGENESSKYWLGVLNGLKNRGVKDIMVICADGLTGMKEAIAAAFPQTEYQRCVVHQVRNTLKYVSYKDKKEFSTDLKSIYLAVTETQALENLDKVSEKWKEKYPNSMISWYQNWDVLTPIFKFSLEVRKVIYTTNAIESLNSTYKKLNRQRTVYPSDKALLKVLYLSTMEATKKWSQPLRNWGKVYGEFSIMYEGRF
- a CDS encoding GntP family permease; amino-acid sequence: MTVGVIGIILSLVLLMYLAYKGFSVLVLAPVLACLAAFLGGIATGETHILATYTEVFMKSLGGYVMNYFPLFLLGAIFGKVMDDTGAAKAIAIVICKKLGEKRAIAAIVLACAVLTYGGVSLFVVAFAVYPIAAELFRELNIPKRFIPGAIALGAFTFTMTALPGTPQIQNAIPMQYFGTDVYAAPIIGLIASAVMLFGGLFWLQYRANKAMKRGEGYGNHKNENIVKFNEDELPNFWISMLPIIVVLVMSFLLSKYIFPSMNLNYLEKYNTTASKVIGNWSLIVSLIASIVIAYVFNYKKMANPLETLTKGVNGSFLAVMNTASEVGYGNVIAGLGAFLVIKGALLGLSSNPLVSEAISVSSLAGITGSASGGLSIALGALGDVYLKEASVMGINPQVLHRIAAIACGGLDTLPHNGAVITLLGVTGMTHKESYADIGMCTAVIPTLAVITCIIFGSMGVV